A genomic stretch from Mycobacterium cookii includes:
- the gatA gene encoding Asp-tRNA(Asn)/Glu-tRNA(Gln) amidotransferase subunit GatA: protein MTDIIRLDAATLAAKIAAKELSSTEVTRAYLDQIAATDQQYGAFLHVAADAALAAASAVDESLAAGEQPSSPLAGVPLALKDVFTSVDMPTTCGSKILEGWRSPYDATVTARLRAAGIPILGKTNMDEFAMGSSTENSAYGPTRNPWNTDRVPGGSGGGSAAALAAFQAPLAIGTDTGGSIRQPAALTATVGVKPTYGTVSRYGLVACASSLDQGGPCARTVVDTALLHQVIAGHDPRDSTSVDAEVPDVVGAAKAGAAGDLKGVRVGVVKQLRGEGYQPGVLASFNNAVEQLTAIGAEVSEVDCPHFDHALPAYYLILPSEVSSNLARFDAMRYGLRVGDDGTHSAEEVMALTRAAGFGPEVKRRIMIGTYALSAGYYDAYYNQAQKVRTLIARDLDAAYQSVDVLISPTTPTTAFRLGEKVDDPLAMYLFDLCTLPLNLAGHCGMSVPSGLSDDDNLPVGLQIMAPALADDRIYRVGAAYEAARGPLPSAI, encoded by the coding sequence ATGACCGACATCATCCGGTTGGACGCCGCAACACTGGCGGCAAAGATCGCCGCCAAGGAACTGTCGTCGACCGAGGTCACCCGGGCCTACCTGGACCAGATCGCAGCGACCGATCAGCAATACGGTGCGTTCCTGCACGTCGCCGCCGATGCGGCCCTGGCTGCCGCGAGCGCCGTCGATGAGTCGCTGGCCGCCGGCGAGCAGCCGTCGTCGCCGCTGGCCGGAGTGCCGCTCGCCCTCAAGGATGTCTTCACCAGCGTCGACATGCCCACGACGTGCGGCTCGAAGATCCTGGAGGGCTGGCGTTCCCCGTACGACGCCACGGTGACCGCGCGACTGCGCGCGGCCGGGATCCCGATCCTCGGCAAAACCAACATGGACGAGTTCGCGATGGGCTCGTCGACGGAGAACTCCGCCTACGGCCCGACCCGCAACCCGTGGAACACCGACCGGGTGCCGGGCGGCTCCGGCGGCGGCAGCGCCGCCGCGCTGGCGGCGTTCCAGGCGCCGCTGGCCATCGGCACCGACACGGGTGGCTCGATCCGCCAGCCCGCCGCGCTGACCGCGACCGTCGGAGTCAAACCCACTTACGGCACGGTGTCCCGCTATGGCCTGGTCGCCTGCGCGTCGTCGCTGGACCAGGGCGGACCGTGTGCCCGCACTGTCGTCGACACCGCGCTGCTGCATCAGGTGATCGCCGGACACGATCCACGCGACTCCACGTCCGTCGACGCCGAGGTGCCCGACGTCGTCGGCGCCGCAAAGGCCGGAGCCGCAGGCGATCTCAAAGGCGTGCGCGTCGGCGTGGTCAAGCAGCTGCGCGGCGAAGGCTATCAACCCGGGGTGCTGGCGTCGTTCAACAACGCTGTCGAGCAGTTGACTGCGATCGGTGCCGAAGTCTCCGAAGTCGACTGTCCCCATTTCGATCACGCGCTGCCCGCCTACTACCTGATTCTGCCGTCGGAGGTGTCCAGCAACCTCGCGCGCTTCGATGCGATGCGCTACGGGTTGCGCGTCGGCGATGACGGCACGCACAGCGCCGAAGAAGTGATGGCGCTGACCCGCGCCGCGGGTTTCGGTCCGGAAGTCAAGCGGCGCATCATGATTGGCACCTATGCGCTGTCGGCCGGATACTACGACGCCTACTACAACCAGGCGCAGAAGGTGCGCACCTTGATCGCGCGCGACCTGGATGCGGCGTATCAATCCGTGGACGTGCTGATCTCGCCGACGACGCCGACGACGGCATTTCGGTTGGGGGAGAAGGTCGACGACCCGCTGGCGATGTATCTGTTCGACCTGTGCACGCTGCCGCTGAACCTGGCCGGGCACTGCGGGATGTCGGTCCCGTCCGGGCTGTCCGACGACGACAACCTGCCGGTCGGGCTGCAGATCATGGCGCCCGCGCTCGCCGACGACCGGATCTACCGGGTGGGCGCCGCCTACGAGGCCGCCCGCGGGCCGCTGCCCTCGGCCATCTGA
- a CDS encoding ATP-dependent 6-phosphofructokinase: MRIGILTGGGDCPGLNAVIRAVVRTCDARYGSSVVGFQDGWRGLLENRRMQLKNDDRNDRLLAKGGTMLGTARVHPDKLKAGLDQIKQTLDDNGIDVLIPIGGEGTLTAAHWLSEENVPVVGVPKTIDNDIDCTDVTFGHDTALMVATDAIDRLHSTAESHQRVMLVEVMGRHAGWIALNAGLASGAHMTLIPEQPFDIDEVCRLVKQRFQRGDSHFICVVAEGAKPASGSMALREGGLDEFGHERFTGVADQLAYEVEKRISKEVRVTVLGHVQRGGTPTAYDRVLATRFGVNAADAAHAGEYGQMVSLRGQDIGRVPLADAVRQLKLVPQSRYDDASAFFG, encoded by the coding sequence ATGCGGATCGGAATTCTCACCGGTGGTGGTGACTGTCCGGGCCTGAACGCCGTCATCCGGGCCGTCGTGCGGACCTGCGACGCGCGCTACGGGTCATCGGTGGTGGGGTTCCAGGACGGCTGGCGCGGGTTGCTGGAGAACCGGCGCATGCAGCTCAAGAACGACGACCGCAATGACCGCCTGCTCGCCAAGGGCGGAACCATGCTGGGCACCGCCCGGGTGCACCCGGACAAGCTGAAGGCCGGCCTGGACCAGATCAAGCAGACGCTGGACGACAACGGCATCGACGTGCTCATCCCGATCGGCGGCGAGGGCACCCTGACCGCGGCGCACTGGCTGTCCGAAGAGAACGTTCCGGTGGTCGGCGTTCCGAAGACCATCGACAACGACATCGATTGCACCGACGTGACTTTCGGCCACGACACGGCGTTGATGGTGGCCACCGACGCCATCGACCGGCTGCACAGCACCGCCGAGTCCCACCAGCGGGTGATGCTGGTCGAGGTGATGGGACGGCACGCCGGGTGGATCGCGCTGAACGCCGGGCTGGCATCCGGCGCCCATATGACGCTGATCCCCGAGCAGCCCTTCGACATCGACGAAGTCTGCCGGCTGGTCAAACAGCGCTTCCAGCGCGGTGATTCGCATTTCATCTGCGTGGTCGCCGAGGGCGCCAAGCCGGCCAGCGGCTCGATGGCGTTGCGCGAGGGCGGCCTTGACGAGTTCGGTCACGAGCGGTTCACCGGCGTGGCCGACCAGCTGGCGTACGAGGTGGAGAAGCGCATCAGCAAGGAAGTCCGAGTGACGGTGCTCGGTCACGTCCAGCGCGGCGGCACGCCGACCGCCTACGATCGCGTGCTGGCCACGAGATTCGGCGTCAACGCGGCCGACGCCGCACACGCCGGCGAATACGGGCAGATGGTGTCGCTGCGCGGCCAGGACATCGGCCGCGTACCGCTGGCCGACGCGGTGCGCCAGCTGAAGCTTGTCCCGCAGAGCCGTTACGACGACGCTTCCGCCTTTTTCGGCTGA
- a CDS encoding ANTAR domain-containing protein, producing the protein MSFEDDQITAKVAEITEHRAVIEQAKGMLMLIYGLDAVSAFDLLKWRSQKSNIKLRRLAQELVEEFRDVRDQAISNRSPFDDVLLTARADGDEAMPSTAN; encoded by the coding sequence ATGTCGTTCGAGGATGACCAGATCACGGCCAAGGTCGCCGAGATCACCGAGCATCGCGCTGTGATCGAGCAGGCCAAGGGCATGCTGATGCTGATTTACGGCCTGGATGCGGTTAGCGCTTTCGACCTGCTGAAGTGGCGGTCGCAGAAGAGCAACATCAAGCTGCGACGGCTTGCCCAGGAGCTCGTGGAGGAGTTCCGCGACGTCCGCGACCAAGCGATCAGCAATCGGTCGCCGTTCGATGATGTATTGCTCACCGCTCGTGCCGATGGCGACGAGGCAATGCCGTCGACCGCCAATTAG
- the gatB gene encoding Asp-tRNA(Asn)/Glu-tRNA(Gln) amidotransferase subunit GatB yields MTSAASAMMASGAELLDYDDVIARYKPVLGLEVHVELSTATKMFCGCANEFGAEPNTQVCPVCLGLPGSLPVLNEAAVESAIRIGLALNCEIAPWGRFARKNYFYPDQPKNYQISQYDEPIAIDGYLDVPLDDGSTWRVAIERAHMEEDTGKLTHLGSDTGRIAGATTSLADYNRAGVPLIEIVTKPIEHTGERAPEIARAYVTALRDLLRALDVSDVRMDQGSMRCDANVSLKPKGAGEFGIRTETKNVNSLKSVEVAVRYEMRRQGAVLESGGRVIQETRHFHEDGYTSAGRTKETAEDYRYFPEPDLEPVAPSRELVDRLRTTIPELPWLRRKRIQQEWGISDEVMRDLVNAGAVDLVIATVDQGAPSEQARAWWGNFLVQKANEAGLELEALPITPAQVAAVVGLVDSGKLTTKMARQVVEGVLAGEGEPEQVMTARGLVVVRDDSLIQAAVDEALAANPDVAEKIRGGKVQAAGAIVGAVMKATKGQADAARVRELVLAACS; encoded by the coding sequence ATGACTTCTGCTGCGAGCGCGATGATGGCGTCCGGGGCGGAGCTGCTCGACTACGACGACGTGATCGCGCGCTACAAGCCGGTACTCGGCTTGGAAGTGCACGTCGAGCTGTCCACCGCCACCAAGATGTTCTGCGGCTGCGCCAACGAGTTCGGTGCCGAGCCCAACACCCAGGTGTGCCCGGTCTGCCTCGGCCTGCCCGGCTCGCTGCCGGTGCTCAACGAGGCCGCCGTCGAGTCGGCGATCCGCATCGGGCTGGCGCTCAACTGCGAGATCGCGCCGTGGGGCCGGTTTGCGCGGAAGAACTACTTCTACCCCGACCAGCCGAAGAACTACCAGATCTCGCAGTACGACGAGCCGATCGCGATCGACGGCTACCTCGACGTCCCGCTGGATGACGGCAGCACATGGCGGGTGGCGATCGAGCGCGCGCACATGGAGGAAGACACCGGCAAGCTGACTCACCTAGGCAGTGACACCGGCCGGATCGCGGGTGCGACCACCTCGCTGGCCGACTACAACCGTGCCGGCGTGCCGCTCATCGAGATCGTCACCAAGCCCATCGAGCACACCGGCGAGCGGGCGCCGGAGATCGCCCGCGCCTACGTCACCGCGCTGCGCGATCTACTGCGCGCGCTGGACGTCTCCGATGTGCGAATGGACCAAGGCTCCATGCGTTGCGACGCCAACGTGTCACTGAAACCCAAGGGCGCCGGCGAATTCGGCATCCGCACCGAGACCAAGAACGTCAACTCGCTCAAGAGCGTCGAGGTCGCCGTCCGCTACGAGATGCGCCGGCAGGGCGCCGTTCTGGAGTCCGGTGGCCGAGTCATCCAGGAAACCAGGCACTTTCACGAAGACGGATACACGAGCGCGGGCCGCACCAAGGAGACCGCGGAAGACTACCGCTACTTTCCGGAGCCGGACCTGGAACCGGTCGCACCCAGCCGAGAACTGGTGGACCGATTGCGCACGACGATCCCTGAACTACCGTGGTTGCGCCGCAAGCGGATTCAGCAAGAATGGGGCATCTCCGACGAGGTGATGCGCGACCTGGTCAACGCCGGTGCCGTCGACCTGGTCATCGCGACCGTGGACCAAGGCGCACCGAGCGAACAGGCCCGGGCGTGGTGGGGCAACTTCCTGGTGCAAAAAGCCAACGAGGCCGGCCTGGAGCTTGAAGCATTACCCATCACGCCAGCCCAGGTCGCTGCGGTGGTGGGTCTCGTGGACAGCGGCAAGCTCACCACCAAGATGGCCCGCCAGGTCGTCGAGGGTGTGCTGGCCGGTGAGGGTGAGCCCGAACAGGTGATGACCGCACGCGGACTGGTCGTGGTGCGTGACGACTCGCTGATCCAAGCCGCCGTCGACGAGGCCTTGGCCGCCAATCCCGATGTGGCAGAAAAGATTCGTGGCGGCAAGGTGCAGGCCGCCGGCGCGATCGTCGGCGCCGTGATGAAGGCGACCAAGGGGCAGGCCGACGCGGCCCGGGTGCGCGAGCTGGTGTTGGCGGCCTGCAGCTAG
- a CDS encoding alpha/beta fold hydrolase, whose product MTGIEDQLREQAVDTALGRIRLQIGGAGSPIVFWPSLLMTGDMWHGVAGHLMVRRQVILVDPPGQGGSQPLTHPFSFDDCARCVADILDGLGIQRADFVGNSWGGMIGGTFAATFPDRVGRAVLMNCTAGKASLRQRIEFAILLQMAHWQGRIGPSLIRPVLKAFLGPTSMRERPDVVAHVRATVHDVNIASASWAVKSVVPRRPDQRELLSRIRTPVLVVGGAEDKTFPPRDAVAMADAIPGASVRVLDGVAHLSGLEDPALVSRLIEEFLDDGESGPTATG is encoded by the coding sequence ATGACCGGCATCGAAGACCAGCTTCGTGAGCAAGCAGTGGACACTGCGCTGGGGCGAATTCGCTTGCAAATCGGGGGAGCTGGTTCGCCAATCGTCTTCTGGCCCAGCCTGTTGATGACCGGAGACATGTGGCACGGGGTGGCCGGCCATCTCATGGTTCGGCGACAGGTGATCTTGGTGGACCCACCGGGGCAGGGTGGCAGCCAGCCCCTGACGCACCCGTTCAGCTTCGACGACTGCGCGCGCTGCGTCGCCGACATCCTCGACGGCCTCGGCATCCAACGGGCCGACTTCGTCGGCAACTCGTGGGGCGGCATGATCGGCGGGACCTTCGCCGCCACCTTTCCGGATCGAGTCGGCCGCGCGGTTCTGATGAACTGCACAGCCGGTAAAGCCAGTCTGCGACAACGGATCGAGTTCGCCATCCTGCTTCAGATGGCGCATTGGCAGGGCCGTATCGGGCCGTCACTGATCCGGCCGGTACTCAAGGCGTTCCTGGGGCCGACCTCGATGCGGGAACGTCCCGACGTGGTAGCCCACGTACGGGCCACGGTGCACGACGTCAACATCGCCTCCGCGTCGTGGGCGGTGAAAAGTGTGGTTCCGCGACGGCCCGACCAACGAGAGTTGTTGTCCCGCATCCGGACACCGGTGCTCGTCGTCGGCGGCGCCGAAGATAAGACGTTCCCGCCGCGGGACGCAGTCGCGATGGCCGACGCCATCCCCGGCGCATCGGTGCGGGTGCTCGACGGAGTGGCTCACCTGTCCGGTCTGGAGGACCCTGCTCTGGTCAGCAGGCTCATCGAGGAGTTTCTCGACGACGGCGAAAGTGGCCCTACCGCAACAGGCTGA
- a CDS encoding PQQ-dependent sugar dehydrogenase, which yields MQLRWSKSRNAAVLCSAMVVVAGCAQFNDAASQPFTTEPERHAPPSSSPPPPPPLPDKPFPKACPAPGVMQGCLESTSGLLMQPDSKSALVAERTTGAVKEVAVSAEPKVKTVIPVDPAGDGGLMDIVLSPTYSQDRLMYAYISTPSDNRVIRVADGDIPKDILTGIPKGAIGNRGALQFTSPTTLVVLTGDAGNPAMANDPASLAGKVIRLEQPTTLHPAPPTTALTGIGSGGGLCTDPVDGSLYVLDRSPTADRLQRITKDSKVSTVWTWPDRPGVGGCSALDGTVLVNLVNTKQTVAVHLAQGTGAVTGQPDVVRQDTHGHAWALRMSPDGNVWGATVNKTDGDAMRLDDVVFPLFPQGGGFPRANEDKT from the coding sequence ATGCAGTTGAGGTGGTCGAAGTCGCGCAACGCTGCCGTGCTCTGCTCGGCGATGGTCGTTGTGGCTGGTTGCGCGCAGTTCAACGACGCCGCTTCACAGCCGTTCACCACCGAGCCCGAACGCCACGCTCCGCCGAGCTCTTCGCCTCCCCCGCCGCCGCCGCTGCCTGACAAGCCGTTTCCGAAGGCATGCCCGGCGCCCGGAGTGATGCAGGGCTGCCTGGAGAGCACCAGCGGCCTCCTCATGCAGCCGGACAGCAAGTCGGCGCTCGTCGCCGAGCGGACCACCGGCGCTGTCAAAGAGGTGGCGGTCAGCGCCGAGCCGAAGGTCAAAACCGTCATTCCGGTCGACCCGGCCGGCGACGGAGGGCTGATGGACATCGTGCTCTCCCCGACCTACTCGCAGGACCGGCTGATGTACGCCTACATCAGCACCCCGTCCGACAACCGGGTCATCCGTGTCGCTGATGGTGATATCCCCAAAGACATCCTGACCGGAATTCCCAAGGGCGCCATCGGCAACAGGGGCGCGCTGCAGTTCACCAGCCCAACCACGCTGGTCGTCCTCACCGGCGACGCGGGCAACCCGGCGATGGCCAACGACCCGGCGTCGCTGGCCGGCAAGGTCATCCGCCTGGAGCAGCCGACCACGCTGCATCCGGCACCGCCGACCACGGCGTTGACCGGTATCGGCTCCGGCGGCGGCCTGTGCACCGACCCTGTCGACGGCTCACTGTATGTTCTCGACCGTTCGCCGACCGCCGACCGGTTGCAGCGCATCACCAAGGACTCGAAGGTCTCCACCGTGTGGACGTGGCCAGATCGGCCCGGGGTGGGGGGCTGCTCAGCCTTGGACGGCACCGTGCTGGTCAACCTCGTCAACACCAAGCAGACCGTGGCCGTGCACCTGGCCCAGGGCACCGGCGCGGTGACCGGACAGCCCGACGTGGTTCGTCAGGACACGCACGGACACGCGTGGGCGTTGCGGATGTCGCCGGACGGCAACGTGTGGGGCGCGACGGTCAACAAGACCGACGGTGATGCCATGAGACTCGACGACGTGGTGTTCCCGCTCTTCCCGCAGGGCGGCGGTTTCCCGCGGGCCAACGAGGACAAGACCTAG
- a CDS encoding DoxX family protein, translating to MSSQSHDAPWQRPDQSAVPTAERPTSANLVDPEDDLPSDSYAGDFETTLIPHYDSAHSGSVRSSSSGYGVMGSHEPLPYQPQSTGTHSVFAPGGIDEHEHHLDDERVRTASRRGTQHLGLLILRVGLGGVLIAHGLQKLFGWWGGEGLTGFKNSLSDIGYQHADILTYCAAGGEIAAGVLLVLGLFTPIAAAGALAYLINGVLAGMSAQHGKSFPYFLPNGHEYELTLIVMATAVILVGPGRYGFDAGRGWARRPFIGSFAALVVGIGVGVGLWMLLNGSNPVR from the coding sequence GTGAGCAGTCAATCGCATGACGCACCTTGGCAGCGACCGGACCAATCCGCGGTGCCGACGGCGGAGCGACCAACCTCAGCGAACTTGGTCGACCCCGAAGACGATCTACCGTCGGACAGCTATGCCGGCGATTTCGAGACCACCCTGATCCCGCACTACGACTCCGCCCATTCCGGCAGCGTCCGCTCGTCGAGCTCGGGATACGGCGTGATGGGCAGCCACGAGCCGCTGCCCTACCAGCCCCAGTCCACCGGCACGCATTCGGTGTTCGCGCCCGGGGGCATCGACGAACACGAGCATCACCTCGACGACGAGCGGGTTCGCACCGCCAGCCGTCGCGGCACCCAGCATCTGGGTTTGCTGATCTTGCGGGTCGGCCTGGGTGGGGTGCTCATCGCGCACGGGCTGCAGAAGCTGTTCGGCTGGTGGGGCGGCGAAGGCCTGACGGGCTTCAAGAATTCGCTCTCTGACATCGGCTACCAGCACGCCGACATCCTCACTTACTGCGCGGCCGGCGGCGAGATCGCCGCGGGAGTGCTCCTGGTGCTGGGCTTGTTCACCCCGATCGCCGCCGCGGGTGCGCTGGCTTACCTGATCAACGGTGTGCTCGCCGGCATGTCGGCCCAGCACGGCAAGTCGTTTCCTTACTTCTTGCCGAACGGCCACGAATACGAGCTCACGCTGATCGTCATGGCCACCGCCGTCATCCTGGTCGGCCCCGGACGCTACGGCTTCGACGCCGGTCGCGGCTGGGCGCGACGGCCGTTCATCGGGTCGTTTGCCGCGCTGGTGGTCGGGATCGGCGTCGGTGTCGGGCTATGGATGCTGCTCAACGGCTCCAACCCGGTGCGCTAA
- a CDS encoding PH domain-containing protein — protein sequence MAGDSPQETAPTLPVVINISPMAHFAVGFFALGLLIPVLTWPVTAPLLIIPVLLSALIVRLRTQADRDGVTVRTLVGSRSVRWEDIEGLRFRRGAWARAQLKNGRDLRLPAVTFATLPQLTQASDGRVPNPYAD from the coding sequence ATGGCTGGCGATTCACCGCAGGAAACAGCACCCACGCTGCCGGTGGTGATCAACATTTCACCGATGGCGCATTTCGCGGTGGGCTTCTTCGCCCTCGGCCTGCTGATCCCAGTGCTGACCTGGCCGGTGACCGCACCCTTGCTGATCATTCCGGTGTTGTTGTCGGCGTTGATCGTTCGGCTGCGCACGCAGGCCGACCGCGACGGCGTGACGGTACGCACGCTGGTCGGCAGCCGATCGGTCCGGTGGGAGGACATCGAGGGGCTGCGCTTCCGCCGCGGCGCCTGGGCGCGCGCGCAGCTCAAAAATGGCCGCGACCTGCGGTTACCCGCAGTGACCTTTGCCACGCTGCCGCAGTTGACCCAGGCCAGCGACGGCCGGGTGCCCAACCCGTACGCGGATTAG
- a CDS encoding acetolactate synthase large subunit, whose protein sequence is MSAPTRSHSDPQAASSKPASQDVARIASDAAKPADKPPTVRPKHVAPEQLTGAQSVIRSLEELDVEVIFGIPGGAVLPVYDPLFDSKKLRHVLVRHEQGAGHAASGYAHATGKVGVMMATSGPGATNLVTPLADAQMDSIPVVAVTGQVGRSLIGTDAFQEADISGITMPITKHNFLVRDGDEIPRVLAEAFHIAASGRPGAVLVDIPKDVLQGQCTFSWPPRMDLPGYKPNTKPHNRQIHEAAKLIAAAHKPVLYVGGGVIRGEATEQLRELAELTGIPVVTTLMARGAFPDSHRQHLGMPGMHGTVAAVAGLQRSDLLIALGTRFDDRVTGQLDSFAPEAKVIHADIDPAEIGKNRHADVPIVGDVKAVITALIAALEHEGTPGNLDIADWWSYLDDVKATYPLSYGPQSDGSLSPEYVIEKLGEIAGPDAVYVAGVGQHQMWAAQFVSYEKPRTWLNSGGLGTMGFAVPAAMGAKMARPEAEVWAIDGDGCFQMTNQELATCAIEGAPIKVALINNGNLGMVRQWQTLFYGERYSQTDLATHSHRIPDFVKLAEALGCVGLRCEREEDVVDVINQARAINDRPVVIDFIVGADAQVWPMVAAGTSNDEIQAARGIRPLFDDETEGHA, encoded by the coding sequence GTGAGCGCACCCACCAGATCGCACTCCGATCCGCAGGCAGCGTCTTCCAAGCCTGCGTCGCAGGATGTGGCCCGTATCGCCTCCGATGCGGCCAAGCCCGCCGACAAGCCGCCGACCGTACGGCCGAAACATGTTGCGCCTGAGCAACTTACCGGAGCGCAGTCGGTCATCCGGTCGCTGGAGGAGCTTGACGTCGAGGTCATCTTCGGAATCCCCGGCGGAGCCGTGTTGCCGGTCTACGACCCGCTGTTCGACTCGAAGAAGCTGCGCCATGTGCTGGTTCGCCACGAGCAGGGCGCCGGCCATGCGGCGAGCGGCTACGCCCACGCCACCGGCAAGGTCGGCGTGATGATGGCGACCTCGGGCCCCGGTGCCACCAACCTGGTGACGCCGCTGGCCGACGCGCAGATGGACTCCATCCCGGTCGTCGCGGTCACCGGGCAGGTCGGTCGCTCGCTGATCGGGACCGACGCCTTCCAGGAGGCGGACATCTCGGGCATCACGATGCCGATCACCAAGCACAACTTCCTGGTTCGCGACGGCGACGAGATCCCGCGGGTGTTGGCCGAGGCGTTCCACATCGCGGCCAGCGGACGGCCGGGCGCGGTGCTCGTCGACATCCCCAAGGACGTGCTGCAAGGGCAGTGCACGTTCAGTTGGCCGCCGCGGATGGACCTGCCCGGCTACAAGCCCAACACCAAGCCGCACAACCGTCAGATTCACGAGGCCGCCAAGCTGATCGCCGCGGCGCACAAGCCGGTGCTCTACGTCGGCGGCGGCGTCATCCGCGGCGAGGCCACCGAGCAGCTGCGGGAACTGGCCGAGCTGACCGGAATCCCGGTCGTCACCACGCTGATGGCCCGCGGCGCGTTCCCGGACAGCCACCGGCAGCACCTGGGCATGCCCGGTATGCACGGCACGGTCGCGGCGGTGGCGGGGCTGCAGCGCAGCGACCTGCTGATCGCGCTGGGCACCCGCTTCGACGACCGCGTCACCGGACAGCTGGATTCGTTTGCGCCCGAGGCGAAAGTCATCCACGCCGACATCGACCCGGCCGAGATCGGCAAGAACCGGCACGCCGATGTGCCGATCGTCGGCGACGTCAAGGCCGTGATCACCGCGCTGATAGCGGCGCTGGAGCACGAAGGGACACCCGGCAATCTCGATATTGCCGACTGGTGGAGCTATCTCGACGACGTCAAGGCCACCTACCCGCTGAGCTACGGGCCGCAGAGTGACGGCAGCCTGAGCCCGGAGTACGTCATCGAGAAGCTGGGGGAGATCGCCGGACCGGATGCGGTGTACGTCGCCGGTGTCGGACAGCACCAGATGTGGGCCGCGCAGTTCGTCTCCTACGAGAAGCCGCGAACCTGGCTCAACTCAGGCGGTTTGGGCACCATGGGCTTCGCCGTCCCGGCGGCCATGGGCGCCAAGATGGCCCGCCCCGAGGCCGAAGTGTGGGCTATCGACGGCGACGGCTGCTTCCAGATGACCAACCAGGAACTGGCCACCTGCGCCATCGAAGGTGCGCCGATCAAGGTCGCATTGATCAACAACGGCAACCTGGGCATGGTGCGGCAGTGGCAGACCTTGTTCTACGGGGAGCGTTACTCGCAGACCGACCTGGCCACTCACTCGCACCGGATCCCGGACTTCGTCAAACTCGCCGAGGCGCTGGGCTGCGTCGGATTGCGTTGCGAGCGTGAGGAAGACGTCGTCGACGTGATCAACCAGGCCCGGGCGATCAACGATCGTCCGGTGGTGATCGACTTCATCGTCGGCGCCGACGCGCAGGTGTGGCCGATGGTCGCGGCCGGAACCTCGAACGACGAGATCCAGGCGGCCCGCGGCATCCGCCCGCTGTTCGACGACGAGACCGAAGGGCACGCGTGA
- the ilvN gene encoding acetolactate synthase small subunit, with product MTAGSTTRTHTLSVLVEDKPGVLARVAALFSRRGFNIESLAVGATEQKDMSRMTIVVSAESTPLEQITKQLNKLINVIKIIEQNDDNSVSRELALIKVRADAGTRSQVIEAVNLFRGKVIDVSPESLTIEATGDRGKLEALLKVLEPFGIREIAQSGVVSLARGPRGIGTAK from the coding sequence ATGACCGCAGGATCGACGACCAGGACGCATACCTTGTCGGTGCTGGTCGAAGACAAGCCCGGTGTGCTGGCCCGCGTGGCGGCACTGTTCTCCCGGCGCGGGTTCAACATCGAATCGCTGGCCGTGGGCGCCACCGAGCAGAAGGACATGTCGCGGATGACGATCGTGGTCTCCGCGGAAAGCACTCCGCTCGAGCAGATCACCAAACAGCTCAACAAGCTCATCAACGTCATCAAGATCATCGAGCAGAACGACGACAACTCGGTGTCCCGTGAGTTGGCGCTGATCAAAGTCCGCGCCGACGCCGGTACCCGCAGCCAGGTGATCGAAGCGGTTAACCTGTTCCGCGGCAAGGTGATCGACGTATCGCCGGAATCGCTGACCATCGAGGCCACCGGCGACCGCGGCAAACTCGAAGCGTTGCTGAAGGTGCTCGAACCGTTCGGCATCCGCGAAATAGCGCAATCGGGTGTGGTGTCGCTCGCGCGGGGTCCGCGCGGTATCGGTACCGCCAAATAA